The DNA segment aaatttgcaaaatagAGGAGCACTGGCTGAATAGACTTATGTCTGTGTTGACCAGAGGAGTCATTAATGGGTTTTGGTTTGTTAACCGGCCCGAGcataaaacaagatggctgaTGTGTATGCTCAATAGTGACTTCTACAGGTTTTGACataagattttttgttttgtttgtttgtatggaactagtggttattcagcaatgggaccaatggctttacgtgactttcgaaccacgtcgagagtaaacttctatcaccagaaatacacatctctcacacctcaatgttTTGATATAGGAAACTGGGCCCAGCCTCATTGCAGACAAgataaaatgccttcttgtctttgagtccattatactctaccACTTGTCATagtttatcattatggcataatacccagctaaaagatatttctttgatattagtctgatcaccatggggtgctggcacacaccatggagggtaaaTCCTTGAGGATGAAACAGTGACTATgctattcaaaataaaagaatgaaaaacaaagtaaaaatataaatgagaacaggataaattataaataacaaaccaTAAGTATAACAACATGAAACAAAACAAGCCATACCAAGTCAGACATCTACTTAGCCCTCTTCACCCACCCAACACAGCATCCCTACATCCTCCCAACCAGGGAAACTGCTCCCCAGCTCCACCTACCTTCCAAAACTACCCTTTCTGTGAGTAAATTCCTCTACACAGCCTTACCTCCCCTTTTCTCACACGGTGCTCAGCCATCCAACCTAAACCCCCAACATTGGAAACTTCTTCAGGCCTCCCCTACCACTTCAAAACCATTTCTCAGTCTATTAAACTCTGTTTATGTATAAGCAGAGTTACCAAATTTTCCTGAGGCTGCACAGCATTGCCAACCATCAAAGAGTGGTTTTTTCAAATttgttgaaatttatatatatcatacctatatcTTTGGGACCTTGGTTTGTAGGATAATGTTGAGTTCTGGATAACAGTGATCTGGATAACTGAAGGATTCCTGTACTCAGTTTGTCGATGCAAAGCATAACTGTGATGTCTAGTTACTCTATTCTTTTCCCCCATTCCTTCCACGTTCTTCCTTTTTCTAAGAATTAATTACTAAAACACCAACTCAGAATGTAAGAAACATACTAGTACTCAACATACTTAGATACTTTGATTATATTGAATGAAGCACACTGCATCAGGTCTGTAGCCAACAtggtcaacagaaaaaaaaaccctcaaaCTAACACAAGCTTTAAGggtgaaaaatagataaatggattACAAAACCTTTAATTGCTGCATGTCCCAGTCGACTAGCAGCGAGTTCATCACCATCAGATATAGGTCTATTAATAACCTGGGCAGCTTGTTTAGCAAGATTTTCCTTTGTAGACTCTTCTTCACTAGAATCTCCAGTTATCTTGGCAACTGTTACTTCTGGAATATAAGTCATGTGATAGCATTTATGAGCTTACCCATACTAATATAAAAATCTAGCATTCTTTTCCAGTCACATCCATAATTTACTTATTACATAACTGTAGAGCTGTTTCTACTCACCATTTTCACAAGTAAAGTTTTTGATTCGCACTAAGCCTTTTATCCGCAGATTCTCGAGTATCTGGGTTACCtagcaggggaaaaaaaaaaatcctcataaatACCATTATATTTTATCCACATATTTATCTACCTAGTCACACAATTGTCACTTAtcctatgaaaaaaaattagtccCTGTAACTTTTGAGAGCAAGTATTAAATTTCTCACTCTAATACTAACACTACAGTTAATTAAAACCTTGCTATGAAAACTCATTCTCAAAAGACCAGTTTAAAATTCACactttattcaatattttcatcTTCACAccttattcaatattttttatcttaatatgtcagaaaggtattaattatgtgCAAATAAACATACTGTACAGGTGAATAAATATAAAGCCATTAAACTTGATATATTCACCAATAAAGATTTAAGAATTTAATCAACTTTGTCTCGTTAAACTGCTTTGTAATAATATCAACAATTATTACCAATACAACGAAAGAAGAAACACTGAAAAACAACACCTTGTGATAACTGGGACCTAAGTACTTAATATAACCAACTGTTGTCTTATAATACAACCACACAGGCCTATTTTATGTGCCACCACCAATCTATGTAGTTCACAATTAATTTTAGTGTTTTGTTCTGACCTCAATGAACCCACTCCCCAGTGGGTGAATTGGGTTTAGATTATATACAGAGATCTGTAAtgaaatatctgaaaatgtttTTGAACATGCATTACTTGCCCAATTGACTGTAACACATGCCCTCAGGATTGGATGGCACAACATTTCTCAAACTGCTCACTCAGacctttcatttaatatataacaCTTTAATTTAATATCCTATGTGTAACAATACTATCCGTATTTATCTTTACTTTCACTTGATTGTTAACAAGATTATATTTTCACTTTAATCTGACATGCAGCAAGCTTACCAAAGTTTCAGCATCTTAAAGATGACCTATCAAAACTCTGCCCACTGAGATGGGTTGTATTTGATGTACAGTCTGATAATATTACAACTATACAACTATAAcactaaaatgtgaaaataaaacatGCTAACACTGCCCTAagtattttatttcactttcactttgaaccttcaataaaataactcTTCCATATGAATGTTTATCAAAACTTTatgacataaaatataaaatctgaataatttttttaagacTGAGTGCAGAGCTTTAATATATTAAGAGTCAGAAGGCAAAATAAAGTGAGAACTAATACCATGAGGGCAATTACAAAAGTTCTGTGATTAGAAAAGTTAACAATGATGAGATACAGATGGCTTGGGTATGTCCTTTGCACCACTCTGGGGTAAATAGCTCCTGATAGTGTCAGGTTGGCTCCTGTGGGAACCAGAGAAGTGAGGATCCAGACTTACTCGGATAAGAACTTTGAGACAGGATGAGAGAGATAAAGTAGAGTTTTGCAGAAGTAAAAGCATAGGAAATGAATGTGGCATAATTTTACAGTGGCTATTTGTGTAGTTGGGCACtcgaaataatgataatttatggaAGAGTAGTTAGACATACAACAATATACTTCAAAAATCAAGTTCTGTACCTTGTTTTCCAGTTCCACTTGGTTACCACCAGGATGGGCTGCAAGAAGTGACATTGAAACTAATTTCTTGAGATTTGCCAAGGAAGTAGCTATCCCTAAACCCAATGATGAAAAGAGTAGTGAAATAAGACCAAAGTCATCTTGCCGATCCAATGTTGACCGACAAAGATCCATGGGAGATAACAGAAGATCCCCTGCCTATAAAAAAGAAACCTTAACATTTTATACTGTAGACCATTACttaatatttaaaatgtaaaaaattaagatAGGGTAATAACTCAGAAAATACCTTCAACAAACATCACTCACTGACATCATTACTTGCAAGAAGTATTTTCATAAGACTTGAAATTATCTAACTGTACACTGCAAATAAGTTCAACATTGTAAAAAACATATGTATTTGTCTTTAGTCTATAAAAGCAGACACAATAATTGAAGGAAAATATAATGCATCCTTTACTTATCTTGTATCCATTATTTGTCCCTACTTTTACTGTATCCTCTCAATTTCATCACCTCCTTACATAGAAGCANNNNNNNNNNNNNNNNNNNNNNNNNNNNNNNNNNNNNNNNNNNNNNNNNNNNNNNNNNNNNNNNNNNNNNNNNNNNNNNNNNNNNNNNNNNNNNNNNNNNNNNNNNNNNNNNNNNNNNNNNNNNNNNNNNNNNNNNNNNNNNNNNNNNNNNNNNNNNNNNNNNNNNNNNNNNNNNNNNNNNNNNNNNNNNNNNNNNNNNNNNNNNNNNNNNNNNNNNNNNNNNNNNNNNNNNNNNNNNNNNNNNNNNNNNNNNNNNNNNNNNNNNNNNNNNNNNNNNNNNNNNNNNNNNNNNNNNNNNNNNNNNNNNNNNNNNNNNNNNNNNNNNNNNNNNNNNNNNNNNNNNNNNNNNNNNNNNNNNNNNNNNNNNNNNNNNNNNNNNNNNNNNNNNNNNNNNNNNNNNNNNNNNNNNNNNNNNNNNNNNNNNNNNNNNNNNNNNNNNNNNNNNNNNNNNNNNNNNNNNNNNNNNNNNNNNNNNNNNNNNNNNNNNNNNNNNNNNNNNNcttattgcattttgcataaaaaaaaccttcacatattgattatttagcatttttggtgtcatatttcttctgccagatgagcgttgtaggcgtcgtaaccctggaacatgcgtcgtaaccctggaaataatttctgatgaatataattgaaaagcaccttaacctcggaacgttgtaagccgaacccgtcgtaacccgggattGCCTGTATACCTTAAACTATCGTCCTAtgccaaatataccttaaaccaTCATCTTACAACACAATATTTCAAAGTTCTTACAACATTACCCCTAAAACTATGTGGCTTACAACTACGTGCAAAAACTTATCCAGTTTCGTCTATATTCAGACAGCCATTTTTTCTCATACAGTAAACAAGTAGTCTCGTTTTCTTTTACTGTAGATAGGGGGAATGTTGGGAATTCACAAGTAGAGTTAAGTACTGTACCTAAATGTTTAAAtgtgcatttaaaaaaataccaaattataAATGCaatcaacagtgataaaatattctcttgtgtactGTTGTGTATGTTAATCTAGTCAACTAaacttgtaataaaaataatacagtaaatcaagaaaaaaaaattatcacatgtatatatgtatgaatgcacTCATTAGTATGCGTTGTGAACTTGGAGTTTTAGCTTGGTACTTTTGTTTATGATACAGCAGTATTCACTTGATGTATGTGAAAAGTTTGGTGTGGATTTTGGACTTTTCATATGTCCAGGTAAATTGGAGACTATTATTTTTGGCAATAGTCTTGATATAAAACATAAGCAAAAACACTTAAAATAGTTAATGAGGCTAAGCAATCGCGGTCACATTATGTCTAATACAAGTGACATACTAATTGATGGAAAACCTCTAgcctctgatattaacctcttccTACCCAGGACATACTGTACTACGTCACTTGACAGCCAGCAAGAAATCCCAGGCCGTAGCTTAATTCCCTCCACTCTCTCTTTTGTACTGAGAGCTGGTGTGTTGGGATTGTGTACTTGAAAACTTCTTGTTGCTGGGATATGCTCTCTCATCCTTTGTTGAACATGAGCTCCGCCCAATAGCATATCAGAGCGAAGGAGTAAGGCATCTCGTGACATTTCAGTGACGTAATTGAGACGTCACCATATTCCACCAATGGGAGCTCAGTATTTCAATCTTTCCTGTCTTTTCCCATTCCTTATCACTCAAGCAGACAAGTCGACTCGCATATAGATGATAGTGTGACTGTAGAATTTGTTTGATTAGCGTTGCTGTTGCTCCTTTATCAATTTCCGCTCATATTTTTTACAGTCATGGGTGACTCTGGAGATTCCTCAGATGAAATATATGTATCAGATAGTGTGCAGTCAGTGGGTGGTTGCGAATTATTGACGATATTGAGCCAGTCACAGAAGAAGGTTGGCGGTTGTTGTCCGACATCGTTGATGATTCTCAGCCAGATCCTGTTCCTTCCCTCAATGGTCCCAGTCACTGGGTGGATGCTTATTTGTCTCAGGATGATTTTCCTTCACCTGATGtggtatttgaatatttaatggATCAAGAAATGATGAATACTTTGTGTTCTTGGATAAATGAAAGGGATAGGGCTCCAAGCGATACCGGGTAACCAAAGGCGATGGCACTTCAGTACCGCAATGGTCCATGGGAAAGTTCGTGTatcattctataaatatatatatattatatatatatatatatatatatatataatatatatatatatatatatataatatttatagtatatatgaacatatatataaaacaaacaggaacatatatacatacataaagctataataaaaaaaatagcatttataAATCAcagatatagctatatacatagaGATAGTTTCAgagagtacatacatacatatatatactgtatatatatatattatatatatatagatatatatataatatatatatatatatatatatatatatatatatatatatatatatatatatatatatattatatatatatatatatatatatataaattcatgcatagatatatatacacatacatacactttcaTATTACATTATAATCAATAACGAaacataaataatgaagaaaagcaTACTCTGATTGTGATATTTGATTTCTGGTTTATCTGGTATAGCCTACTCTGGCGGTTGCGTCATCTGGGTGGGAAGGAGTTAAAACAGAACAAATTTCATTACGTcgctgtttaattttttattggtcagtacaagaataaaaatttttaatatgaatttgacCAATTTTATGGATCTCATACAGTATACATAAGTAATTTGCAGACGACTGGCACAAGACATCTGGACAGTTTGGAGGCTGTGCTGTCACCGGCTCCAAGTTGTACACATGAGGACACCTTGTAATTTAATCTTATCATTACgtgggttccattcttgagacgcgttgtaaccctaaaatcgtcgtaagccggaacatcatcaaaaatcctaagaaaaccttacttttaatgctttgggtgcattgaaaactatgtaaactgcatttttattgcatttttcataaaaaaaaccttcaaatattgattattttgcatttttggtgtcatatttcttctgctagatcagcgttgtaggcgtcgtaaccctggaaataatttctgatgaatataattgaaaagcgccttaacctcggaacgtcgtaagccaaacccgtcgtaacccggggactgcctgtaatgtcaTTTTTTATCCCATCCATTGAGATTTTAAgtagaattcacagaattgttTAAATgggtatataattatttatctggaataatgttttgttttataaattgtTATAAAGTATTAATAAAGAATCTATAACATAtagaaatgtttcttttatttcaaatgttcaaGGTGTAAACATTAATAACCTTTTGTTTATAGGTAAAAATGAAGTTAAAAGGAAATTATACAGATTAATGATCTCAAGAGAGGAATGGAAAGTGTCAGTAATAAAAGAACATATTGACTGTAAAAACCATTTTAGTTCATGTATCTTAAGTTTTGTACAGCTGAAAGAGGTTTTAGGTTATTTGTGTATAGGCTGGTTTTATCAAGTAGTAAGGCTGAGgggataagttttttttatcaatgcttacattcttatattttttgtgcatgttcatCTATTATATTCATTCATACGAAAAAAGTTCTTgagttttaattcattttctcaGCACCGAGACTTGGTGCTTACTGACAGGAGGTTCAGTGTTTTAATCCTTTGTGCAAAGAGCAAAACAATGATGGGCTATAGCAGATGAAGCTGGAGCTCTCCCAAGTAGGAAGGTTTGACATAATTATCTCCATTCTCTCCGAACCTAACCTGAGTTAATGAACTGATGAGATTTTGTTACTTACCAGAATTAAGACCTATGTCTTTAACTGTGACACGCAGTAAAAGGTTTTTAGTAGTAAGATTTTAAtagataaaatacattttttatttacaatcaaTCTGTAGCTCATTCttaaactttattattttcatgattaaatgtttACTTCATTTCTCTGTCAGAGTGATAATGAGTAGATCTGTCATATCTGTATTCCAATTTCATTGAAAAAATGTAACTTATGTTGATATGACATGGTTTGTGCAGTTATAGGAAAATTGTATTTCAGGCGTGTTCTTTACATTGCCACCATCGAGAAAGCCTCAGGATTGGTGAACTCACTTCTTGAAAATGGCCGAATTGAAGAACTTGGCTTAGTTGTTACAGATGAACTTCACATGATGGGGGAAGGCGGTGGCCGGGGTGCAATACTGGAAGGGACACTCACAAAGTTACGATATGCTGGACGTGAGTATTTGcttaataattttatgttttaagtTTCTTCATGAGTTACTGCTTCAGAAACAAGTTTAATCTCTCAATAAAATAATGTTTAGTTTTTGTAGCTTTTGCAGACTTATGACATGCTTGTTGCTTAGAGGAATTCCACACAACTGAAGTCAATTCAGTACTAAGCAGTGGCCCCTAAATTGGGTCATCATCCTGGGATTTGTTTATAAGTAGGTCTGCTGATTCACTTGTGTTATTCATGCTCAGACATTTTCCAACTTCTTTACAAAGTGCATACATTTGAGCCTGTTGAGGAGTTTAGGAGGTTGCATAATAGCAGAGAAACAGGTAGTACATCATTATCACAGTAGGCAGTTGTACCCTTCCAATAGAGTAAGGGCTTAGGCCTCACATACCAAGGCCCTCTCTATACCAGATAGGTATCCCTTTTGAGCTGTGCTTTGAGTGCTTAGTTTAATGCAGTGTTTATTAAACTTTCTTGTGCAGCAgaccccttttattaaaattactCATGTAGAggaccccttattatgataatttccctcttgggtttaaaagtgttttcaggtataataattatatagtactaaaattgctactgaattatttattaatgcttatttttagcataaatgttcacattttacttaaaataactttcacaacattattaattttgcaattttgcacacaaattttagtgaacttaacagcaacACTTCCTCACAcggaccacactttaagaaatatactggtTTAATGTAAGTCAGATAGAACAAGCTTCTGTTTGTCTAATCATATCTCACTTGGTAGTAACAGCTGGTCCCTACCTccagattttatcagtttttttatttgttcaagaaatttaaatatgaagaagaaagtaAGCTTGTGAAAACTTCATGAAAGCAAAGTACATAGTAGATGTATATTTGgttatttgaaaaaagaaatactAATATAGTTTAAATATGCAATATGTTTTCTCAATAACTGTCTGTGAtaaatttttttagttagtactttgctttgcATCTTGAATATTTGTAAAGAAGGATTATTAACTGCTGTAACTTTTCAATTGTACATGTgatgtttttaatgtcatttttttttactatagtcTCATTTTGTTTCATGACAAACCAACTATTTGTACTAATTGCCTAAATTCATGGTCAGCCAGTGTCCTACAGCTACCAATTATTCTTGCTCAAGAAGATGGCAGAATTCAAGTAATTGCATACAAGTAATTCCTCCTCTGAAGACGTGTGGTTGTACTGCAAACAGCTATGCATTTCTTCACGGGTCCATGTATGGTACACATCTCATGAGTTTCCTTAGATTTGGCTGTATTGAGAAGTTGCCATAATGCATTTATTCACTTTCTACTTCATTATCATTCTATCATCTTTCAGTGTTGTTTGGATCTGTTTTCTATGACCAGTAAggagagttttcttttacaatcaCAAATGGCCTAGAGAATTGTAAGGACTCTCCTTTTACCCTTAATTTTTAGGAAGAACATTCCAGTTTCAGCTAGGAGTAGTTACAGAGgattaaaaatcttatattttttgtAGGCTAGTTAACTCATTTGTTAATAACTTAGGGCTTACTGATTTTTATAGTTTATCTTTAGCCAGTTGGTTTGGTTCTTGGGAGAAATAAGTCAGAACAAACTAtcttatatttcttcttttctgcttgATAAGAGTTGGTATCTTAGGTACCAGAAACCAATCAGAGGAACAAAAGGACATATTTTGGCAGATCAGGGTGCTGCTTTTGACCCTGGGCAGGCAGCCCTTATTCTCCTGGTTTCTAAGGGGAAGTGGTTGGACACACACACCCGCCAAGAAAACCTGGTTTTGATGAGGACTTCAAGAAAATTAATGTCTTAACAGGAGGGGTAATTTTGGATATACCCCCTTCAGTGATACCCTCAATTGGGTCTGCAGTCTAGAGAGGCATCTCAAGTCAAGGAAGTTGGTGTCAACCACAGAACCCAAGATAATTCTTGCCAAATCTTAAGGTTCCTGTCTCTTATTTTACTAAGGCCATAACTCTGACCCTACATAGATAGCAAGGAACACATGGGGAGGAAAAGCTCCAGCAAGGGGTATGCTATGTCTGGCTTACCCTCAACTCTTCACCCCAAAACTAGAGACAACTATGTTTGTATGATATCCTCAACACTTGCTTTCAGGAAGGAAAGCTCTTTCTTTAGAAGCTTCAGACTGGTCTCTTCCTACTCAAACAGTTCTTGGCCTTGTTAGAGAAGGATACCAAGAGTATTTAACAAGGAATTCATGGCATTTCCCAATAGGCAAAAATTGGTGTTACAAGTATACTGTTTTCCTGAAATGTTGGAATATTGGATGCAATTTTAAAAGCCAGGAGGCTTGTTTCATTTAGtggatcagtttttttttatctacttatatACCTGGATGGTTCTATTTAAATATATGTCAGTGGCATTGGTGAAGAGATGTGGCTGTTTGggagttttcagatataattcatAATTCCCACCTCAGACTGCTATACTTCCTAGTTTCCAAACTCATGGACACAAATCTTAGTAGGGAGGTTACTGACAAGTTTATAATAATGGCAGAGATAAGGAGAGTTGATTATTTCACATGTGTTACAAGATCATCTCTCCAGACACTCTCAAGGAGGGAAAGAAGACATTACAGCAACCAGTAGATCTTATTCAGGCCCTCAACTGCAACAAACATCGGGTATTCTTGGGAGATCATATCCTTTGATGAATTAAGGATGCTCTAATTTAGATGTACAACTTCAGGATGTGTCTCCAGAAATTCTGGAAGTTGTAGGACTAACTGAGGACTGATGCCTTAATTGCATAGGTAAGCAGGGGAGGGTACTGACCCACATCCTGGGATCTCATCCAAGTTCTGTTGTTATGAGTTAACATCACTGAAGTTCCAGGCTTTAGATGATGAAGCA comes from the Macrobrachium nipponense isolate FS-2020 chromosome 34, ASM1510439v2, whole genome shotgun sequence genome and includes:
- the LOC135208005 gene encoding helicase POLQ-like, whose product is MDLCRSTLDRQDDFGLISLLFSSLGLGIATSLANLKKLVSMSLLAAHPGGNQVELENKVTQILENLRIKGLVRIKNFTCENEVTVAKITGDSSEEESTKENLAKQAAQVINRPISDGDELAASRLGHAAIKGNIDLDLASCLYSDLITARENLAVNCYLHLLYLVVPYDIVSSVKVVPDVLYKAFLMLGDEELKVARLLGITEGVLIKLTMGQRSKKTSENVLQRFYVALILYQLWLGTGIWES